The segment ctaaaatctagttggactgccacgtaggattatcgttagagagataacggaacttaacggtagagtgatcactttgtaacaaaatagtaacataaatgactaaaacgtaacatttcaaacataagtgattaaaatataatctaagacaaataaaagtgactatttttatagattacccttaaaattaaatcaaatcaacTCAACTGAATTGATGGGATTGGACAGACCAACCTATGAACGCGTCTTGGATATTTCCTTGGTACTAAATTCAACGCATGGTTAAAGAAAGCCGGCTTGGGAGATGGAGAAAGATATATTGTAGCATCCAAGCTGGCAGGAAGCGGAGATATGAAAAACATCCTGCCCCCACGACAACAAAGGTACTCCCTCAGGCTGTCAAAGCGTGTGGATACTCGACCTGCCACGTGTATGACATTAATGTCCACGTTTATCCACGTGGCATTCCACAAAGGCTTGCCAAGATCGCGCGCAACACCAACCCCTTATCCAACAAAATCCCCTTTGTTTTTGCTTACACTTCTCTCTTTCTTCCTCCCCCCTTCCCCACCCCCAAAACGGCTCTTTTGAAAACGCCATGACCGCCATAGCTGCTGCTGTTGCTTTATCGTTGCCAATCTCTTTATGCAATTCATGCAGGGTTTCTAAAAAGGTACTGTTTTTCCTGCTTTTTACAATGGTTGACTTgtcattttattttagttattcttTTGTGGCTGTGAAGCTATAAAGTTcggttttttatttgtttttaagcTTAAAGTAATTGGGTTTATTCTAAACTTTATTGAAGTCCCGATCCTAATGTATATTGCAACTTTTTTATAACTTCATTATATTCACTTCACTTGCATTCACTAGTGAAACAGAAACTTATTCCAAGTATATGTATAGTTTTCTGCGAAGTATAAGTTCCATGATTTTGTTGAACTTTTAGTCTCTTAAGTTAGTTTTAGATGGTGGTTTCAACTTTGGAAAACATTGTACTTTGTTTGATTGTGTTGCTTGAGTAATTGATCTGTGGCTTATATTGGATATTTTGGTGCAGTTTCAGGGCGTTAAAGGAGGGTTTGGGGTGTTTGCAGTGTTGGGGGAGGCAAATAGCTTGGGGCCAAGCGATAAGAAGAGCCCCTGGAGCACGTTGTTTGATGTAGAGGATCCAAGGTCTAAAGCCCCGCAATGTAAAGGGAGGTTCTTAGATGCATATCAGGCATTGGAATTGGCTAGATATGATATTCAGTACTGCGATTGGCGGGCTCGCCAAGACTTGCGCACGATTGTGCTTCTTCATGAAAAGGTCTTTTTCGACTTGCTGATCACTTCGTGTTGTGAActtttagttttgtttttagttattttttacTAGAAAATccgtgttttgtgatgtttttactGTTTACCTGttacttttctttttcaatttaatcatgtGGAAAGTTTGTGTTGTTTAATTTTCGTAGTTATGGTTGTAGGTAGTGGAAGTGTTGAATCCATTAGCTCGTGAATACAAGTCTATTGGCACTATGAAGAAAGAACTCGCAGAATTGCAAGGAGAACTGGCACAAGCTCACAAACAGGTACATGAACTAGCAGTTAATGGAACTGTGATTCTTATAATTTGATTAGGATGTGCATGCCTCAATGAGATATAAAAACAGATGCAATGGTTCCAGGCTATCCAAGTGATTAGATACTTTTCTTTTTCTACAAAAACCAATCTGACCACGACTTTAATTAATTACCATAGGTATGTATCATttataataaaaaggaaaaatcacGGGAGGTCCCGACTTTGGTGTCATAGCCTATTTCGATTCTGATTCAAGAGAAATAACAGGTACATATATCGGAAGCAAGGGTTTCTGCTGCTTTGGATAAACTAGCATACATGGAGGAATTGGTTAATGGAAAGCTGTTGGAAGATAGGACCAAAATGGAGTCCAGCATAGCAGCCCCTTATTCGAGTACATCAACACAATCTCTGGATACTATGAAGAGGCCCCGGAAAAGCTTGGATGTGTCAGGTCCAGTTCAACCTTATCACCCCTGCTTGAAGAACTTCTGGTATCCTATTGCTTTCTCCACTGATCTGAAGGATGAGACTATGGTAAGCTATAGTTCGGAACTATAATATTACTTATCATCTCAACACTGACCATTTTATGTCATGTCTCTGCATATTAGCATACATCCTCATTCTGCACCAGGTTGATCAGCTTAGGTGCTTCCTTTTTGCTTTGTAGTTTTCATTGTTCAACTAGTTAAGAAATGATTTCTTGCTAATGTCTTGGTACTACATTGTATTTCAGATTCCAATTGATTGCTTTGAGGAGCCATGGGTTCTTTTTCGAGGAAAAGATGGGAAGCCAGGATGCGTCCAGAACACTTGTGCACATAGAGCATGCCCTCTTCACCTTGGCTCAGTAAATGAGGGTCGTATCCAATGTCCCTACCATGGTTAGTATGAGTTTAGCAAGTTCACAAGCATAAGGCTATCATATTTTTCTGAAAAGGTGACACATATCATGAATGATTTACGTATTATATATTCTTGGAATGATATATCAGGGTGGGAATACACTACAGACGGAAAATGTGAAAAAATGCCATCTACGCGATTACTTAATGTGAAAATAAAGTCATTGCCATGTCTTGAGCAAGAGGGAATGATCTGGATTTGGCCTGGGGATGACCCACCAACGACAACTCTTCCTTCCTTACAACCTCCTTCTGGATTTGTAATTCATGCCGAGGTATGCTGTAGTTGCTTTTGCGTGATTACAAAGATCATCTGAACTTTTTTCAAGCGACTTGATGAAAGACAACTTTATAGCTCAAGCAAAGTCCCTACTATCTCCCGTAGACTTTTTGCTGATAATTTGCAGATTGTCATGGAACTTCCTGTCGAACACGGGCTACTGTTGGATAACCTATTGGATCTCGCTCATGCACCTTTTACTCACACTTCCACTTTTGCCAAGGGATGGACAGTTCCCAGGTTTGTTTCCTCATGCAAGGCttaggaaaggaaaaaaaattataatgataatatgcTAATAGTGCATTGTAGGTATCTATTTTGAATATGTGATCTTACACTGCATAATCTGAACATCTCAGTCTGGTGAAATTTTTGACGCCTGCATCTGGTCTCCAAGGTTACTGGGACCCTTATCCCATTGACATGGAATTTCAACCACCTTGTATGGTCCTATCGACCATTGGTATATCAAAACCGGGCAAACTGGAAGGACAGAGTACAAAGGAATGTGCAACACACCTTCACCAGCTTCATGTATGCTTACCGTCATCGAGAAATAAGACAAGACTGTTATATAGAATGTCACTGGATTTTGCTCCCCTGTTGAAGCACATTCCTTTTATGCATTATTTATGGAGGCATTTTGCAGAACAGGTAAAAATATATCCTACTTTTTCATTCTTTGGATAGTGGATCATGATCAAATTAATTCCTTGCTGAAAACCTTCTTGAAGTCCTTGGTTGTATGTCCAAATGACTTGCTGAACAGATTGGTAGTATTTGATGGGCTGACAGCTATGAGTACGTTTGACATTCATCTAGTAGCACATACGACTTATCTTCTGAAAACAGTTAACTTCAAAATTCCCATGTAGCACAATTTAAGCTATGGTTTTTGTTACTGAATGCCTACAAGAAGTGCAACAGTGTCATCTTTAATATTTGCTTTTACAGAACTGTTTTTCCCTTTATCTATAGTACGGTTTGATTGAATTGCAGACATGTTTGATACCTATCAACCTCGCTTGTAACTAATATGTTCGGTCTATGCTTATAATGCCTATTCAATACAGGTCTTGAATGAGGATCTACGACTCGTGATCGGCCAGCAAGAACGTATGATTAATGGGGCAAATGTCTGGAATTGGCCGGTAGCTTATGATAAGCTAGGAGTGCGGTATAGATTATGGAGAGATGCCGTTGAACGAGGATCTAAACTGTTGCCATTCAGCAAACCGATGTAAATTTTAACTCTAGCAaccaaatttaacatcctttcctCACATTATTGGCACCAACTCTCGCACTCTCAAAACATATTATCAAGGTTTGGCATTGGTACATCAAGGACAACCAAAAGAGATTCAGGCGGAAATTGTGTATTTTGATCCGAGACAGGTACGAGTTGGTGTCTAGTCattgtaaaagaaaatataatttgTACACTGCTTTTTATAGTTTTTGTGTACAGCTAAATTAAATCCCCATTTTCTTTATCTCTTTCGATAACTCCGGACCAGAGAAATGATTGGAAAAATTGTTTTTTTTGGCCTTGGAATTTAGAAGCCAATGTTAATCTCTAGTCCAGCAGCAGCAAAGATCTTTGTACCCTGTAAAAACTGATGTTTAATGAAAAATCCAAAGATTTGCGTATGACCTTTTTAGACTCATCTTGCTTGCTCCTCAAGGCAAGCTATCCTGTTTAAAACAATGCAGTGATCAAAATGGACCACTATATTTCTATAGTATTGCATGATATTTAGACAATGCACTTCAAGAGGTTATTCACAAAGTACGTCTAAAAGACTAAAATGCACAAGTGTCTATCTCGAGAAGATTAATCAACAACCTACCTACCTAATAGTAGAGAAGATCATATCAGATGAAAATCAAATCAACTTGGCATTTGATAGCGGCACAACGGGCACAAGTGACTTGCTTTTAACCACTTAACAATGCAAGCATCATGGTAAACATGTTGGCAAGGCATCAAGGCAACCTCGTTGCCATCCAAAAACTCGTCCAAACAGATCATACATTCTTTGGATGAACTCGGTCCTTCAAGTAATCTCCCTCTTTTCTTCAAAGGCTGAAGATCTTCTTCATCACCCCATTTAAACCTTTTCAAATCTTCAATGGATGAACAAGTAGCAGGCTTGAAACTGAATGCATCCAATGACTCTTCGACTACCTCAGACTCATCCTCATCAGCATCACCAATAATCACCCACTCATAGGCCTCATCATCAGCCAGCACATCGAAATTTACTTCGATTTTGAGGTATATGCGTTCACATCCGATGTTAACGGTGGCACCATGAGCCGCCCGAGCAATATCCAAGACATAAGGAACAGCAACGGTTCGAAGATAATCCAGAGGTATACCGGTGTAAACAAGCATCGAAAACACGGTGTCGGGGCCACACCCTTCACAACAAAACATGTTGCGACCATAGGTAAAGGATTGAATAAAACTTGCAAACGTTGCATCCCAGTTTTCAGACGAAGGGTAGCGAATCTCGACATCAATGTTAAAAACGTCCTGTGGAACACTAGAACAACAACGAGAACAGCGTTGTTGATCGGCTTCTCCTTCTGTCATCTTGATGAAATAACATGGGTTAGTTTAATTCCTTCCTTACTCTACACCAAATAGGAGTTAGGTATTTGTAAAGAATTTGTATTTGATGCGGACTGTTATGGaactaattaataaataattattaaaatttagtaTATATCTTTTAAGAACAATATTAAGGGTTTTAGGTTCTAAATTTAGAGATTGTTGTTtagaattataatttatattaaatttctaGTGTTAAATTTTAAGTTTGTGTTTAAATAAAGTtattgatatttatttttaattttttttggtgaattataaTAGTAGGGCAAAGCCTAATCAATAAAAGCAATTAATGCGATTCAAACCCAGATCACAATTGGAACGATGAACACCCTGACTATCATGCTCATATAGGGttcaaattcttttttttttttcatcaataGTGAACATAttgtattttgcaacttatttttTAACTGGATTGATCGGTTGGATCGGAAAATGGCCAATATATTGGTCCAAACAAAGGGTTAAATCGAATTTTGAGCAACCAATTGAATTGAGTTAAAAAATCAGTTGAATCAGTGCTTGGACTAGTCAAACCGATctaaaaaattgtaaatgttgagggctaaaaaggtttaaaattttcaaaaaccagTTGACCCGTGAACTGATATAGACTAGTTAAATCAAGTTAAAAAATCAGTTAAATTTGcaattatgatttttatattttttaataatttatttgccTTGAATTGGTTGGACCAGTCGTTTTGAGAACCAATTACTCGTAtcactttgaaatcaatttaAATGTAGCTCAATTCAACCAGTCCTTGCCGGTTTGCGGGTCAACTGATTTTTTATCTTTCAATGGTCCAATACTTCAACCTGTTCTCAGCTCGATTTagataaaattgaaatttgaaattttggtcTATAtcttttaaatcattttatttttattatttgaattttaaagatttttatttttcataatttttaaaattttatgtaaaatatgaaataataattttatttttaaaaaaaatatgtatttttaaaGGGTAATGACCAAATTGACCAACAAATGTAAATGTTGAGGTTAAAAAGTTATTTTACATTTGACATTGTTAACTTTTTAACGGAAAATTAAAGGAAAGGAttaagatttttaaataaaatgtataGGAACTCAATatctcaaaattaaagtataagagatcaattttaaattttgaaagagTACAAGAACTTTTGACatatttaaacaaaaaataaacacaaataactGGATTTGAATTTATGCTTCTTTTACTTTTTCACAATAGTACCTAAACTATACTCCATGACCAAAAATTGTACCTAAACTATTCTCGGTTATCCAAATTATAAACGTATTcctctctttttatttttcatctgAGAACTCTAATGACCAAAAATTCACAAACTAGtcaaaaaaattcaaacccaATTTTCAGTGATAAAACCCAAATTACAATGGGAAGGGATGTTCAAACGGTTAACCGAATCGAACTAGTATTAACCAAAATTTTTAATCCTTTAACTGTTAATCgaatcaaaatttttcaaaaaaaattaaccgaaccaaaatttatatgttttatttttttaaaaataagtataaaatatatcACAAAAATAAATTGGTAATGTTCATTTGACCGAATTAGTAATAAcctaatacatataatatatacaatattatttattaagttcaatTAATTAACCGATTTCGAACCAAATTAACTGTTaactgaaatttcaaaaaaaaatttaactgaCCTCCGACTGAACTAGATTGATTAACCGACCGATTAACTGAATTAGATCGATTCAGTCGATCCAAAGTTTAATAACCCTTAAAGATaagtttcttttttatttttaaacctCAATTTCGATTCATTTCTAACCCCAATTCAAAACCTATGTAGTATTTtacttaaatataattatttctattcaattttgtTGAGTATTTTTCTCTATATCTCTTAGATAGtagtgtatatatatttatatgagaTGATTATTGTTCATTGACATGATGTACTAACTTGATAGAACTCATGCATATAGACATGTATCTTCCTCTAGACTAAACACGTGTTCATAGAGCCTATACTTGCAACTGTGCCGGAAAATAAGCTCGACTTGCGAGCCTGTCCTGCAACCTGATCCTGTGAGCTTATTACATTTCGACCTAAATCTATTCGAACTTTGGACCGGTGATGAAAATTATCCTAACATATTCTATATATTTTGTGTTATTGTTGGGTGAACCATGAAAAGAAAATGATAGAATATGAAATCTAAATATTAAGGAAAAGTTGAgtagaaaaaaaagtaaaaagaatttcaaagaaaaattatctaaaggtaaaaaaaatcattaaaatggagAAAGAATTATGGGGATGAAGAGAATGAAttattttgaaaagttttgatttaattaaatttgatagttaaaaagattttttttaataGCTAAGTAGTTTGGATAAAGAGTTTTAAGTAGATTTTGAGTAAGTAGATTTTGAGTAATGGAGTATATTACTGAAAATTTTGGATTAACTCGaatttttatttgatattatTAAGTTGAAATTCAAACTAGGAGGTTGAAGAATGAGTGTGAATGGTTGTCGACCCAATAAAGAATAAGCCCAAAGCCTTAAAAGTGGAGGCTAAGAAAGCGAGTTGAGAAAACTTCGCAGTCAATGAGAGTGGTTGGTGGTgtgtaggtggtggtggtggtggtgggctTATCTTTGTCATCTCTCGAAGAAAGACAAAGGCTGTAGATCCTCTGTTTGCGCTCACAAATCAAATCACCATATATAAgctatttttcttttctcttccaaatTTCCCTTCTTGTTTTCTTATTGGTTCACTATCTATTCCCATCAGATAAGGTAAGATTTTAGTACCCAATTTCCTTCTGTTCCCATTTTTGTCTgtttctcttttcattccaccCCCCCCCCTGGTGAAAAGGCTTGGATTTCATTTCTGATTCTGTAGTAACTTTTTAGGAACGAAAAAGAAATAGATAAAGGGTAATTCTTAGTTCAGTTTTTCCATGTTTTTTATGTTTTAGTTTATTAGATTATGAGTTCATTGTGTACCCATTTCTTGTTTTAGCTGATTTGTGCTGTTAATTTAGGTAGAATTTCATCTTTTACGATTGCAGAGATCGTGAGAATTTTGTGTCATGGCTTCCACAATTGTAAATGCTCCCTGCACGGTTCCTTCTGTTAAAGGTTTTGAGACTCAAAACTACGTTGGTCTTAGACCAATTTCTAGTTTAAGGTTCAATTCTGGTAGGGCTTCAACCTCAGGACGTTCTCGGGGCCTTTTTGTGGTGAGGGCATGCGAAAGGCATGATGGACATGTGAAAAAGATTGAAATGAGTATTGAAGAATGTGAGGCTGCTGTTGTAGCTGGGAATGCGCCTGAAGCTCCTCCAGTTCCCCCTAAGCCAGCTGCTCCTGTTGGGACTCCTGTGATTAAACCTTATGTGAGTGTTtgaaatgaaatgataatattttATCTTTTGCCCATATTTTACGGTGCTTGCTTATTTATGTTCATATGCAAATAGGGGGtaatgtgataggaatttgtgaCAAATTGATTGTGTTTGAGTGGTTTTAGAATGTCTCCGATAAGTGTTTGGTCTATTGAATGGTGATTTGTTTTAGActtttatatgtgtttgaaaattcACATTCATAGGTTTAATTTTCTTGTTCGCTGACAtgaatttgatttaatcattaattGTTTGTTCATCTCATCTCATCAATTCATGACATTGAAGTAAAATAGTTTTAAGTTATAATAGAGGTTTTGAGGTCA is part of the Gossypium arboreum isolate Shixiya-1 chromosome 5, ASM2569848v2, whole genome shotgun sequence genome and harbors:
- the LOC108449929 gene encoding chlorophyllide a oxygenase, chloroplastic-like, with the protein product MTAIAAAVALSLPISLCNSCRVSKKFQGVKGGFGVFAVLGEANSLGPSDKKSPWSTLFDVEDPRSKAPQCKGRFLDAYQALELARYDIQYCDWRARQDLRTIVLLHEKVVEVLNPLAREYKSIGTMKKELAELQGELAQAHKQVHISEARVSAALDKLAYMEELVNGKLLEDRTKMESSIAAPYSSTSTQSLDTMKRPRKSLDVSGPVQPYHPCLKNFWYPIAFSTDLKDETMIPIDCFEEPWVLFRGKDGKPGCVQNTCAHRACPLHLGSVNEGRIQCPYHGWEYTTDGKCEKMPSTRLLNVKIKSLPCLEQEGMIWIWPGDDPPTTTLPSLQPPSGFVIHAEIVMELPVEHGLLLDNLLDLAHAPFTHTSTFAKGWTVPSLVKFLTPASGLQGYWDPYPIDMEFQPPCMVLSTIGISKPGKLEGQSTKECATHLHQLHVCLPSSRNKTRLLYRMSLDFAPLLKHIPFMHYLWRHFAEQVLNEDLRLVIGQQERMINGANVWNWPVAYDKLGVRYRLWRDAVERGSKLLPFSKPM
- the LOC108451043 gene encoding uncharacterized protein LOC108451043, whose protein sequence is MTEGEADQQRCSRCCSSVPQDVFNIDVEIRYPSSENWDATFASFIQSFTYGRNMFCCEGCGPDTVFSMLVYTGIPLDYLRTVAVPYVLDIARAAHGATVNIGCERIYLKIEVNFDVLADDEAYEWVIIGDADEDESEVVEESLDAFSFKPATCSSIEDLKRFKWGDEEDLQPLKKRGRLLEGPSSSKECMICLDEFLDGNEVALMPCQHVYHDACIVKWLKASHLCPLCRYQMPS